In one Cronobacter dublinensis subsp. dublinensis LMG 23823 genomic region, the following are encoded:
- a CDS encoding CTP synthase C-terminal region-related (seleno)protein, with the protein MEPSPLTTTLRIALVGDYHADTVAHQAIPLAIDDAAAVLELTADYDWLPTKDIASAEDLVGYDAIWVVPGSPYENEDGAFIAIRYARENAIPFLGTCGGFQHAVIEYARNVLGWEDAGHGETAQGGRLVISPLSCSLVEQTGDVELRPHTLIARAYGRQEIKEAYRCNFGVSPEFVEALSADALKVTGWDDDGDVRAVELTTHPFFVATLFQHERAALDGRPVPLVREFLRAARR; encoded by the coding sequence ATGGAACCCTCTCCACTCACGACCACACTGCGAATCGCGCTGGTTGGCGACTATCACGCCGACACTGTCGCGCACCAGGCTATCCCGCTCGCGATTGACGACGCCGCCGCCGTGCTGGAGCTTACCGCCGATTACGACTGGCTCCCGACCAAAGACATCGCCAGCGCGGAAGATCTGGTGGGCTATGACGCCATCTGGGTCGTTCCCGGCAGCCCCTATGAAAATGAAGACGGCGCGTTTATCGCCATTCGTTACGCTCGTGAAAACGCCATCCCGTTTCTCGGCACCTGCGGCGGTTTCCAGCATGCCGTGATTGAATATGCCCGCAACGTCCTGGGCTGGGAAGACGCTGGCCACGGTGAAACGGCGCAGGGCGGCAGACTGGTGATTTCGCCGCTCAGCTGTTCGCTGGTGGAGCAAACCGGCGACGTGGAACTGCGCCCGCATACGCTTATCGCGCGCGCTTACGGGCGGCAGGAAATTAAAGAGGCGTATCGCTGTAACTTCGGCGTGTCGCCGGAATTCGTTGAGGCGCTGAGCGCGGACGCGCTGAAAGTGACCGGCTGGGATGACGACGGCGACGTGCGCGCGGTGGAGCTCACCACGCACCCGTTCTTTGTGGCGACGCTGTTCCAGCATGAGCGCGCCGCGCTCGACGGACGACCGGTGCCGCTGGTGCGTGAATTCCTGCGCGCCGCGCGTCGCTAA
- a CDS encoding CynX/NimT family MFS transporter gives MTHLTSDRRGGWLLLAGLLTIATTLRVTFTGTAPLLDAIRLDFTLSTAATGLLTTLPLLAFALVSPLAAGSARRFGMERSLCGALLFICAGIALRSSGGAAALFAGTALIGCGIAFGNVLLPGMIKRDFPGQVAKLTGAYSLTMGLAAAAGSALVVPVAAASGGWRGALLALMVFPMLALLLWLPQLRAHRGDAIGGAARQSRGIWRSALAWQVTLFLGVNSLIYYIVIGWLPSILISSGYSEAQAGSLHGLMQLATAVPGIAVPLLLAKLRDQRAIAVLTALLCALSPVGLWLFPAQAAWWVVIFGFGSGATMILGLTFIGLRASSAHQAAALSGMAQSVGYLLAACGPPVIGRLHDLLQSWSLPLLACAALAVVMAVAGGFAGRAREIGAP, from the coding sequence ATGACTCACCTGACCTCCGATCGTCGGGGCGGCTGGCTGCTGCTGGCAGGACTTCTGACCATTGCCACCACGCTGCGCGTCACGTTCACCGGCACCGCGCCGCTGCTGGACGCCATTCGCCTCGACTTCACGCTCTCAACCGCGGCGACCGGGCTTCTCACCACGCTGCCGCTGCTCGCCTTCGCGCTGGTATCGCCGCTGGCGGCCGGTAGCGCGCGGCGCTTTGGCATGGAGCGCAGCCTTTGCGGCGCGCTGCTGTTTATTTGCGCCGGTATCGCCCTGCGCTCGTCGGGCGGCGCGGCGGCGCTGTTCGCGGGCACCGCGCTTATCGGCTGCGGCATCGCTTTTGGCAACGTCCTGCTACCTGGCATGATCAAGCGCGATTTTCCAGGCCAGGTGGCGAAACTCACCGGCGCTTATTCCCTGACGATGGGACTTGCGGCGGCCGCGGGCTCGGCGCTGGTGGTGCCGGTCGCGGCTGCAAGCGGCGGCTGGCGCGGCGCGCTGCTGGCGCTGATGGTCTTTCCGATGCTGGCGCTGCTGCTCTGGCTCCCACAGCTGCGCGCGCATCGCGGTGACGCCATCGGCGGCGCGGCGCGACAAAGCCGCGGCATCTGGCGCTCAGCGCTCGCCTGGCAGGTGACGCTGTTTCTCGGCGTCAACTCGCTCATTTATTACATCGTCATCGGCTGGCTGCCGTCGATTCTGATAAGCAGCGGCTATAGCGAGGCGCAGGCGGGGTCGCTGCACGGCCTGATGCAGCTCGCCACTGCCGTGCCGGGCATTGCGGTGCCGCTGTTGCTGGCAAAACTGCGGGATCAGCGCGCGATTGCCGTCCTGACGGCGCTGCTCTGTGCGCTAAGCCCAGTTGGGCTTTGGCTCTTTCCTGCGCAGGCGGCGTGGTGGGTGGTGATTTTCGGCTTCGGTTCGGGTGCTACGATGATCCTCGGCCTGACGTTTATTGGCCTGCGCGCCAGCTCCGCGCATCAGGCGGCGGCGCTTTCCGGTATGGCGCAGTCGGTGGGGTATCTGCTGGCGGCATGCGGGCCTCCGGTAATCGGCAGACTCCACGATCTGTTACAGAGCTGGAGCCTGCCGCTGCTGGCATGCGCCGCGCTGGCGGTCGTGATGGCCGTCGCGGGCGGGTTTGCCGGGCGCGCACGGGAAATCGGCGCGCCTTAG
- a CDS encoding DUF441 domain-containing protein encodes MFDITLLILLALAGLGFVSHNMAVTVSVLVLVLIVIRMTPLSAWFPWVEKQGVTVGIIILTISVMAPIASGTLPTSTLFHAFLNWKSLVAIAVGIFVSLLGGKGVALMGSQPSIVAGLLVGTVLGVALFRGVPVGPLIAAGLVSLLIGRQ; translated from the coding sequence ATGTTCGATATCACGCTGCTTATCCTGCTGGCGCTGGCCGGGCTAGGGTTTGTCAGCCACAACATGGCGGTAACGGTCTCGGTGCTGGTGCTGGTGCTGATTGTTATCCGGATGACGCCGCTCAGCGCGTGGTTTCCGTGGGTGGAAAAACAGGGCGTCACCGTCGGCATCATTATTCTGACTATCAGCGTGATGGCGCCCATCGCCAGCGGCACCCTGCCCACCTCCACGCTGTTTCACGCTTTCCTGAACTGGAAATCGCTGGTGGCTATCGCAGTCGGCATTTTTGTCTCCTTGCTTGGCGGCAAGGGCGTGGCGCTGATGGGCAGCCAGCCGTCGATTGTGGCGGGTCTTCTGGTCGGCACCGTGCTCGGCGTGGCGCTTTTTCGCGGCGTGCCGGTCGGGCCGCTGATTGCCGCGGGCCTGGTGTCGCTGCTGATTGGCCGCCAGTAG
- a CDS encoding YbaK/prolyl-tRNA synthetase associated domain-containing protein gives MKGIDIHQQLVDLLTAGQARFRVMEHEAMGKCEAVSEIRGTQLSQGAKALVCKVKGNGVKQVVSAVLGADLQADLSLLAQHLGGTKASLASPAEVDELTRCVFGAIPPFSFHPSLRLVADPLLFERHDEIAFNAGLLEKSIIMDTADYLRLAKPTQIAFHRAASTSASQETAPQ, from the coding sequence ATGAAAGGTATAGATATTCACCAGCAACTGGTGGATTTACTGACCGCGGGCCAGGCGCGGTTTCGCGTAATGGAACATGAAGCGATGGGCAAATGCGAGGCAGTGTCAGAAATTCGCGGCACGCAACTCAGTCAGGGCGCCAAAGCGCTGGTCTGTAAGGTGAAGGGCAACGGCGTCAAACAGGTTGTGTCGGCGGTACTGGGGGCGGACCTCCAGGCCGACCTGTCACTGCTGGCGCAGCATCTTGGCGGCACGAAAGCGTCGCTCGCGAGCCCGGCGGAAGTCGATGAACTCACCCGCTGCGTCTTCGGAGCTATCCCGCCGTTCAGTTTTCACCCCTCGCTCCGGCTCGTCGCCGACCCGCTGCTTTTCGAGCGTCACGATGAAATCGCGTTTAACGCCGGTCTGCTCGAAAAATCGATTATCATGGACACCGCTGACTATCTGCGTCTGGCGAAACCCACGCAGATTGCGTTTCACCGCGCGGCGTCTACCAGCGCTTCTCAAGAAACCGCACCGCAATAA
- a CDS encoding con-10 family general stress protein, producing MAEHRGGSGNFAEDREKASEAGKKGGQQSGGNFKNDPERASEAGKKGGQNSHSGGRK from the coding sequence ATGGCAGAACATCGTGGTGGTTCCGGCAATTTTGCCGAAGATCGTGAAAAAGCATCTGAAGCGGGTAAAAAAGGCGGGCAGCAGAGCGGCGGGAATTTTAAAAATGACCCGGAGCGTGCTTCCGAAGCAGGTAAAAAAGGCGGCCAGAACAGCCACAGCGGTGGACGTAAATAG
- a CDS encoding EAL domain-containing protein: MAGTIIASIFAVLAVAQILFWRMEASRINDYSQAVLARSVALLQQANDIANREAKMTHYSTCGEADLNALRTLMWNYQLIKDVGRTSAHGILCSALWGRLPIAQPLTATESFVGRNGARWLLNLPLTDTINVSAWWRNDLLVIFSPFIFTRFEKDAATAHYSAIITNTQHDHRWFTLGPTQALLNEGDTTSHYAWYFITREQCNRQYDLCVIAGTHPYGLLQASWYTLALLIVLGLALGISVCAGLALYRRKKASLRTRLENALKNGEMRVVYQPIYEIETGRMKGMEALLRWYDNNGETISPDVFIPLAEKEGLMGKITEFVTMQAVSETAELLTRYDLTLSINISLTDLFSHHYLDFLTQLTQKIDLAPSRIMLEITERENATLAHMEAAILLFKRHGFLIALDDFGTGYSTISWLSRLPIDEVKVDKSITDAIGTPTLNKTLLVNLILMLKAMPQQIVFEGLEQRLQVDYLQDNFPGCYGQGWWFSRPVDCQALRLLLTMQAK; the protein is encoded by the coding sequence ATGGCGGGGACAATCATCGCCAGCATATTTGCCGTCCTGGCTGTTGCGCAAATCCTCTTCTGGCGGATGGAAGCGAGCAGAATAAACGATTATAGCCAGGCGGTGCTGGCGCGTAGCGTAGCGCTGCTCCAGCAGGCAAATGATATTGCCAACCGTGAAGCGAAAATGACGCATTATTCGACGTGCGGCGAAGCCGATCTCAATGCGTTGCGCACGCTGATGTGGAATTATCAGCTCATTAAGGATGTCGGTCGCACCAGCGCCCACGGGATTTTATGCTCTGCCCTTTGGGGGCGTCTTCCCATTGCCCAGCCGCTAACTGCGACGGAAAGTTTTGTCGGCCGCAACGGCGCCCGCTGGTTATTAAATCTGCCGTTAACCGATACCATTAACGTCAGCGCCTGGTGGCGTAACGATCTGCTGGTGATATTTTCTCCTTTCATTTTTACCCGCTTTGAAAAAGATGCCGCCACGGCGCACTACAGCGCCATCATCACCAATACGCAGCACGATCATCGGTGGTTTACGCTCGGCCCCACCCAGGCGCTATTAAACGAAGGGGACACCACGTCCCATTACGCCTGGTATTTTATTACCCGCGAACAGTGTAATCGCCAATACGATCTCTGCGTGATTGCCGGTACGCACCCTTATGGCTTACTTCAGGCGAGCTGGTATACGCTCGCGCTGCTCATCGTGCTGGGTCTGGCGCTGGGCATTTCCGTTTGCGCCGGTCTCGCGCTTTATCGCCGGAAAAAAGCCTCTTTACGCACCCGGCTGGAAAACGCCTTAAAAAACGGCGAGATGCGGGTGGTCTACCAGCCGATTTATGAAATAGAAACCGGCCGGATGAAAGGCATGGAGGCGCTGCTGCGCTGGTATGATAATAATGGCGAGACGATTTCCCCGGATGTCTTTATTCCTCTTGCGGAAAAAGAGGGGCTGATGGGAAAAATCACCGAGTTTGTGACCATGCAGGCCGTGAGTGAAACCGCAGAATTATTGACCCGCTACGACCTCACGCTCAGTATTAATATCAGCCTTACCGACCTCTTCTCTCACCATTATCTTGATTTTCTGACGCAGCTTACGCAAAAAATCGACCTGGCCCCCAGCCGAATTATGCTCGAAATAACGGAGCGGGAAAACGCGACGCTGGCGCACATGGAAGCGGCAATATTATTATTTAAGCGACACGGATTTCTGATTGCGCTTGATGATTTCGGCACCGGTTATTCGACAATCTCCTGGCTGTCGCGCCTGCCTATTGATGAAGTGAAAGTCGACAAAAGCATTACTGATGCCATTGGCACGCCGACACTCAATAAAACGCTGCTGGTCAATTTAATTTTGATGTTGAAGGCAATGCCGCAGCAGATCGTATTTGAAGGGCTGGAACAGCGGTTGCAGGTCGATTATTTACAGGATAATTTTCCGGGGTGTTACGGTCAGGGCTGGTGGTTTTCGCGTCCTGTCGACTGCCAGGCGCTGCGCTTATTACTGACGATGCAGGCAAAATAA
- a CDS encoding YeaH/YhbH family protein: protein MTWFIDRRLNGKNKSTVNRQRFLRRYKAQIKQSISEAINKRSVTDIQSGESVSIPNDDISEPMFHQGRGGQRHRVHPGNDHFVQNDRIERPQGGGGGSGSGQGQASADGEGQDEFVFQISKDEYLDLLFEDLALPNLKKNQHRQLNEYKNHRSGYTSNGVPANISVVRSLQNSLARRTAMTAGKRRALRELEASLDEALKSEPAQLLEEERLRREIAELRAKIERVPFIDTFDLRYKNFEKRPEPSSQAVMFCLMDVSGSMDQATKDMAKRFYILLYLFLSRTYKNVDVVYIRHHTQAKEVDEHEFFYSQETGGTIVSSALKLMDEVVKARYDPAQWNIYAAQASDGDNWADDSPLCHEILAKKILPVVRYYSYIEITRRAHQTLWREYEDLQATYENFAMQHIRDQDDIYPVFRELFHKQASENWS from the coding sequence ATGACCTGGTTCATAGACCGACGTCTTAACGGCAAAAACAAGAGCACGGTGAACCGCCAGCGCTTCTTGCGCCGTTACAAAGCACAAATCAAACAGTCGATTTCCGAGGCCATCAATAAACGCTCGGTGACCGACATCCAGAGCGGCGAATCCGTTTCCATTCCAAACGACGATATCAGCGAACCGATGTTTCATCAGGGGCGCGGCGGGCAGCGCCATCGCGTCCATCCGGGTAACGACCATTTCGTCCAGAACGATCGCATCGAGCGCCCGCAGGGCGGCGGCGGCGGATCAGGCAGCGGTCAGGGCCAGGCGAGCGCCGACGGCGAAGGCCAGGATGAATTTGTTTTCCAGATCTCCAAAGATGAATATCTCGACCTGTTATTTGAAGATCTCGCCCTGCCGAATCTGAAAAAGAACCAGCATCGGCAGCTGAATGAATATAAAAACCATCGCTCCGGCTACACCTCGAATGGGGTGCCCGCCAACATCAGCGTCGTGCGCTCGCTGCAAAATTCCCTGGCGCGCCGCACTGCCATGACCGCAGGCAAACGCCGGGCGCTGCGCGAGCTGGAGGCGAGCCTTGATGAAGCGCTGAAAAGCGAACCGGCGCAACTGCTGGAAGAGGAGCGTCTGCGCAGAGAGATAGCCGAACTGCGCGCCAAAATCGAACGCGTGCCGTTTATCGACACCTTCGATCTGCGCTACAAAAACTTTGAAAAACGCCCGGAGCCCTCAAGCCAGGCGGTGATGTTCTGTCTGATGGACGTTTCCGGCTCGATGGATCAGGCCACCAAAGATATGGCCAAGCGCTTTTATATTCTGCTCTATCTGTTCCTGAGCCGAACCTATAAAAACGTCGATGTCGTGTATATCCGCCACCACACCCAGGCCAAAGAGGTGGACGAGCACGAGTTTTTCTATTCGCAGGAGACCGGCGGGACGATTGTTTCCAGCGCCCTCAAGCTGATGGATGAAGTTGTGAAAGCACGCTACGACCCGGCGCAGTGGAATATCTACGCTGCGCAGGCGTCCGATGGCGATAACTGGGCGGACGATTCACCGCTGTGTCACGAAATACTGGCGAAGAAAATTCTGCCGGTAGTGCGTTATTACAGTTATATCGAAATCACGCGCCGTGCCCATCAAACGTTGTGGCGTGAATATGAAGATTTGCAGGCCACGTATGAGAATTTCGCTATGCAGCATATTCGCGATCAGGATGACATCTATCCGGTATTCCGCGAACTGTTTCATAAACAGGCCAGCGAAAACTGGAGCTAA
- the yeaG gene encoding protein kinase YeaG yields MNIFDHYRQRYEAAKDEEFTLQEFLTVCRQDRSAYANAAERLLMAIGEPVMVDTAQEPRLSRLFSNRVVARYPAFEEFYGMEEAIEQIVSYLKHAAQGLEEKKQILYLLGPVGGGKSSLAERLKSLMQRVPIYVLSANGERSPVNDHPLCLFNPQEDAQILEKEYNVPRRYLGTIMSPWAAKRLHEFGGDITKFRVVKVWPSILEQIAIAKTEPGDENNQDISALVGKVDIRKLEHHAQNDPDAYGYSGALCRANQGVMEFVEMFKAPIKVLHPLLTATQEGNYNGTEGISALPFNGIILAHSNESEWVTFRNNKNNEAFLDRVYIVKVPYCLRISEEIKIYEKLLNHSELSHAPCAPGTLETLARFSILSRLKEPENSSIYSKMRVYDGESLKDTDPKAKSYQEYRDYAGVDEGMNGLSTRFAFKILSRVFNFDHTEVAANPVHLFYVLEQQIEREQFPQESAERYLEFLKGYLIPKYAEFIGKEIQTAYLESYSEYGQNIFDRYVTYADFWIQDQEYRDPDTGQLFDRESLNAELEKIEKPAGISNPKDFRNEIVNFVLRARANINGRNPNWTSYEKLRTVIEKKMFSNTEELLPVISFNAKTSTDEQKKHDDFVDRMMEKGYTRKQVRLLCEWYLRVRKSS; encoded by the coding sequence ATGAATATATTCGATCACTATCGCCAGCGCTATGAAGCTGCCAAGGACGAAGAGTTCACACTGCAGGAATTTCTTACCGTTTGCCGGCAGGATCGCAGTGCTTATGCCAACGCGGCAGAACGGCTATTGATGGCCATCGGTGAGCCAGTGATGGTGGATACTGCCCAGGAGCCACGGCTTTCCCGTCTCTTTTCGAACCGGGTAGTCGCCCGGTACCCGGCGTTTGAGGAATTCTATGGCATGGAAGAGGCTATCGAGCAGATTGTGTCGTATCTGAAACATGCGGCGCAGGGTCTGGAAGAGAAAAAACAGATCCTCTATCTGCTGGGCCCGGTGGGCGGTGGTAAATCGTCGCTGGCCGAGCGGCTGAAATCGCTGATGCAGCGCGTGCCGATTTATGTGCTGAGCGCCAACGGCGAGCGCAGTCCGGTTAACGACCATCCGCTGTGCCTCTTTAACCCGCAGGAAGACGCGCAAATTCTGGAAAAAGAGTACAACGTGCCGCGCCGTTATCTCGGCACGATTATGTCGCCGTGGGCCGCGAAACGCCTGCATGAGTTTGGCGGCGACATCACCAAATTCCGCGTCGTTAAAGTCTGGCCGTCCATTCTTGAGCAAATTGCTATCGCCAAAACCGAGCCGGGCGATGAAAACAACCAGGATATCTCGGCGCTGGTCGGTAAAGTTGATATCCGCAAGCTTGAGCATCACGCGCAAAACGATCCGGACGCCTACGGCTACTCCGGCGCCCTCTGCCGCGCCAACCAGGGCGTGATGGAATTCGTCGAGATGTTCAAAGCGCCCATTAAAGTGCTGCATCCGCTGCTCACCGCGACGCAGGAAGGGAACTATAATGGCACGGAAGGCATCTCCGCGCTGCCCTTTAACGGCATTATTCTCGCGCACTCCAACGAATCGGAATGGGTGACTTTCCGCAACAACAAAAACAACGAGGCGTTCCTTGACCGTGTTTATATCGTCAAGGTGCCCTACTGCCTGCGTATCTCGGAAGAGATCAAAATCTACGAGAAACTGCTTAACCACAGCGAGCTGTCGCATGCGCCATGCGCGCCAGGCACGCTGGAAACCCTGGCCCGATTCTCGATTCTTTCGCGCCTGAAAGAGCCGGAAAACTCCAGTATCTATTCAAAAATGCGCGTCTATGACGGCGAAAGCCTGAAAGACACCGACCCGAAAGCGAAATCCTATCAGGAGTATCGCGACTACGCGGGAGTCGATGAGGGCATGAACGGGCTCTCGACCCGTTTCGCGTTCAAGATCCTCTCGCGGGTTTTCAACTTCGATCATACCGAAGTGGCCGCCAACCCGGTGCACCTCTTCTATGTGCTGGAACAGCAGATCGAGCGCGAGCAGTTCCCGCAGGAGAGCGCCGAGCGCTATCTCGAATTCCTCAAAGGTTATCTGATCCCGAAATACGCCGAGTTTATTGGCAAAGAGATCCAGACGGCCTATCTGGAGTCCTACTCCGAATATGGCCAGAACATCTTTGACCGCTATGTCACCTATGCGGACTTCTGGATCCAGGATCAGGAGTATCGCGACCCGGATACCGGTCAGCTGTTCGACCGCGAATCGCTCAACGCCGAGCTTGAGAAAATCGAGAAACCGGCGGGCATCAGCAACCCGAAAGATTTTCGTAACGAAATCGTCAACTTCGTGCTGCGTGCGCGCGCTAACATTAATGGTCGCAATCCAAACTGGACCAGCTATGAGAAGCTGCGCACGGTAATTGAGAAGAAAATGTTCTCCAACACCGAGGAGCTGCTGCCGGTCATCTCCTTTAATGCTAAAACCTCCACGGACGAGCAGAAGAAACACGATGATTTTGTCGATCGCATGATGGAAAAAGGCTATACCCGCAAGCAGGTACGTCTGCTGTGCGAATGGTATCTGCGCGTGCGTAAATCGTCATAA
- a CDS encoding MipA/OmpV family protein, protein MASAATVAHAEGKLSVGAGAGWVVNPYKQYDKDVYPLPVVNYEGDNFWVRGLGAGYYLWNDTADKLSIMAYYSPLHFKPGDSDSRALRRLDERKSTLMAGLSYVHNTEYGFLRTSLAVDTLDNSNGVVWDLGWLYRYTNGGLTLIPGIGVEWSSENQNDYYYGVSGKESRRSGLSRYDADDGWAPYAELTATYRLSDSWSVYGSGRYTHLSDEAKDSPMVDRSWSALLSTGVTYTF, encoded by the coding sequence ATGGCTTCAGCCGCTACCGTTGCACACGCAGAAGGAAAACTGTCAGTGGGTGCGGGTGCAGGATGGGTGGTGAACCCGTATAAGCAGTACGATAAAGACGTTTATCCGCTGCCGGTCGTCAACTATGAAGGTGATAACTTCTGGGTACGCGGCCTGGGCGCCGGTTACTACCTGTGGAACGACACTGCCGATAAGCTCTCCATTATGGCGTACTACTCGCCGTTACATTTCAAACCAGGCGACAGTGACAGCCGCGCGTTACGCCGTCTGGATGAGCGTAAGTCCACGCTGATGGCGGGTCTCTCTTACGTGCACAACACTGAATACGGTTTCCTGCGCACCTCTCTCGCGGTCGACACGCTGGATAACAGCAACGGCGTCGTGTGGGATCTGGGCTGGCTCTATCGCTACACCAACGGCGGCCTGACGCTTATCCCAGGTATCGGCGTGGAGTGGAGCAGCGAAAACCAGAACGATTACTACTATGGCGTGAGTGGCAAAGAGTCGCGCCGCAGCGGCCTGAGCCGTTACGATGCGGATGACGGCTGGGCGCCGTATGCGGAGCTGACCGCCACCTATCGTCTCTCTGACAGCTGGAGCGTTTACGGCAGCGGCCGTTACACCCATCTGAGCGACGAAGCGAAAGACAGCCCGATGGTGGACCGTTCCTGGTCTGCGCTGCTGTCGACGGGCGTAACGTATACGTTCTGA
- a CDS encoding D-hexose-6-phosphate mutarotase gives MINTIFALPVSEQLTPYLSRRQHDELDIVVVDHPQVRAAVALQGAHLLCWKPAGEQDVLWLSDNTPFKKGVALRGGVPICWPWFGPSAQKDLPSHGFARNLPWTLSAHNEDDNGVVLTFELHASDASRQYWPHDFTLYARYKLGKTCEMELEAHGEFETTSALHTYFNVGDIADVKVSGLGDTYLDKVNGGEQGTLKDGVQAFPDRTDRVYLNPEGCSLIHDGALNRTIEVVHHHNSNVVGWNPGPALSVSMGDMPDDGYKTFVCVETACVTTPQKTREDQPSRLSQTLRVVKKA, from the coding sequence ATGATTAACACGATTTTTGCCCTGCCGGTGTCTGAACAGTTAACCCCTTACCTTTCCCGCCGTCAGCATGACGAGCTGGATATCGTGGTCGTCGACCATCCGCAGGTTCGCGCCGCGGTGGCGCTGCAGGGCGCGCATCTGCTCTGCTGGAAGCCTGCCGGTGAACAAGATGTCCTGTGGCTGAGCGACAACACCCCGTTTAAAAAAGGCGTCGCGCTGCGCGGTGGCGTGCCCATCTGCTGGCCGTGGTTCGGTCCGTCGGCGCAAAAAGATCTGCCTTCCCACGGCTTCGCGCGCAATCTGCCGTGGACGTTAAGCGCCCATAACGAAGACGATAACGGCGTGGTGCTGACGTTTGAACTGCACGCCAGCGACGCGAGCCGCCAGTACTGGCCGCACGACTTCACGCTGTATGCGCGCTACAAGCTTGGCAAAACCTGCGAAATGGAACTGGAAGCGCACGGCGAGTTTGAAACTACCTCCGCGCTGCACACCTATTTCAACGTGGGCGATATCGCTGACGTCAAAGTGAGCGGTCTTGGCGATACCTACCTCGATAAAGTCAACGGCGGCGAACAGGGCACGCTGAAAGACGGCGTCCAGGCCTTCCCGGACCGCACCGATCGCGTCTACCTGAACCCGGAAGGCTGCAGCCTGATCCACGACGGCGCACTCAACCGCACCATTGAAGTCGTGCATCATCACAACAGCAACGTGGTGGGCTGGAATCCGGGCCCGGCGCTCTCCGTGAGCATGGGCGATATGCCGGATGACGGCTACAAAACCTTTGTCTGCGTCGAAACCGCTTGTGTGACCACCCCGCAGAAAACGCGCGAAGACCAACCGTCTCGCCTCTCCCAGACGCTGCGCGTCGTGAAGAAAGCCTGA
- the gapA gene encoding glyceraldehyde-3-phosphate dehydrogenase — protein MTIKVGINGFGRIGRIVFRAAQKRSDIEIVAINDLLDADYMAYMLKYDSTHGRFDGTVEVKDGHLIVNGKKIRVTAEKDPANLKWDEVGVDVVAEATGIFLTDETARKHITAGAKKVVLTGPSKDNTPMFVRGANFDKYEGQDIVSNASCTTNCLAPLAKVINDNFGIIEGLMTTVHATTATQKTVDGPSHKDWRGGRGAAQNIIPSSTGAAKAVGKVLPELNGKLTGMAFRVPTPNVSVVDLTVRLEKAATYEQIKAAIKKAADGEMKGVLGYTEDDVVSTDFNGEICTSVFDAKAGIALNDNFVKLVSWYDNETGYSNKVLDLIAHISK, from the coding sequence ATGACTATCAAAGTAGGTATCAACGGTTTTGGCCGTATCGGTCGCATTGTTTTCCGTGCTGCTCAGAAACGTTCTGACATCGAGATCGTTGCAATCAACGACCTGTTAGACGCTGACTACATGGCCTACATGCTGAAGTATGACTCTACTCACGGTCGTTTCGACGGTACCGTTGAAGTTAAAGACGGTCATCTGATCGTTAACGGTAAAAAAATCCGCGTTACCGCTGAAAAAGACCCGGCTAACCTGAAGTGGGACGAAGTGGGCGTGGACGTAGTTGCTGAAGCAACTGGTATCTTCCTGACCGACGAAACCGCACGTAAACACATCACCGCTGGCGCGAAAAAAGTTGTTCTGACTGGCCCGTCTAAAGACAACACCCCGATGTTCGTTCGTGGCGCTAACTTTGATAAATATGAAGGCCAGGATATCGTTTCCAACGCATCCTGCACCACCAACTGCCTGGCACCGCTGGCGAAAGTTATCAACGACAACTTCGGCATCATCGAAGGTCTGATGACCACCGTTCACGCAACCACCGCAACTCAGAAAACCGTTGACGGCCCGTCTCACAAAGACTGGCGCGGCGGCCGCGGCGCAGCGCAGAACATCATCCCGTCCTCTACCGGCGCTGCTAAAGCTGTAGGTAAAGTCCTGCCGGAACTGAACGGCAAACTGACGGGTATGGCGTTCCGCGTTCCGACCCCGAACGTCTCTGTTGTTGACCTGACCGTTCGCCTGGAAAAAGCAGCGACCTACGAGCAGATCAAAGCTGCTATCAAGAAAGCCGCTGACGGCGAGATGAAAGGCGTTCTGGGTTATACCGAAGATGACGTGGTTTCCACCGACTTCAACGGCGAAATCTGCACTTCCGTGTTCGATGCTAAAGCAGGTATCGCACTGAACGACAACTTTGTGAAACTGGTTTCCTGGTACGACAACGAAACTGGCTACTCCAACAAAGTTCTGGACCTGATCGCTCACATCTCCAAATAA